From one Lotus japonicus ecotype B-129 chromosome 3, LjGifu_v1.2 genomic stretch:
- the LOC130743123 gene encoding uncharacterized protein LOC130743123, translating to MVVPQVRYVLVPKFAPHLFGNMPEKKELQSNLSNSQFRQFIPCHWKLFQSRLVHPEITLLQFHGIWRKQFDPGINKMDASVSKQESPHSFPCAFIRYSTLTLLGLIWKPFDPGILRQLKSFIVM from the coding sequence ATGGTTGTGCCTCAGGTTCGATATGTCCTTGTTCCCAAGTTTGCACCCCATTTGTTTGGTAATATGCCTGAGAAAAAGGAGCTGCAATCCAACTTGTCTAACTCGCAATTCAGACAATTTATTCCATGCCACTGGAAGTTGTTTCAATCACGGCTAGTTCATCCAGAAATCACACTCCTTCAATTTCATGGTATTTGGCGAAAACAATTTGATCCTGGCATCAACAAGATGGATGCTAGTGTTTCTAAACAGGAGTCTCCACACTCTTTTCCATGTGCTTTTATTAGATATTCAACACTTACTCTCCTTGGTTTAATTTGGAAGCCTTTTGATCCTGGTATTTTGAGGCAACTGAAGTCCTTTATCGTGATGTGA